In Zingiber officinale cultivar Zhangliang chromosome 8B, Zo_v1.1, whole genome shotgun sequence, a single genomic region encodes these proteins:
- the LOC122014937 gene encoding pentatricopeptide repeat-containing protein At4g31850, chloroplastic-like, with protein MDISVASVVVDLPSFCTSKPLAFARACPPQRRKFGNPKPLSDPKKKRVYVRLGSPQSFGEMGRTELDVSVGSGGVLDALKSISDPVQALSFFTEVAQRPVAVHTTESFDYMLDFLRVRVRVDDMRLVFDLMQRQIVKRSPSTFLIIFKALGVRGGLQNAPLALSRMQEDGFVMNSFSYNGLIHFLLRAKFSKAALEVYKQMISEGKMPSIRTYSALMVDLGRRRETVAVMELLDEMEVQGLSPNVYTFTICIRVLGQAGRINEAYGLLRRMEEQGCQPDVVTYTVLIEVLCRAGRLTEAENIFWKMKASEQKPDKVTYITLLDKFGDGGDFNSVQRFWEEMEKDGYRADVVAYTILINALHKQGKTEEATKTLEIMEEEGILPNLHTYNTLIGGLLRVNRLDDAQELFNHLNIHGPKPTAYTYILFIDHYAKSGDFEKSFQTYEVMKRKGIVPDIVACNACLYGLAESGRLGQAIEVFQELKDVGISPDTITYSIMIKCCNRVGKVDEALRLFNEMRQSGCNPDEITVNSLIDALYKAGRGYEAWTVYFGMKTMNLEPTVVTYNTLLSGLGKEGKVEKAMELFRHMRNHVSPPDTITYNTLLDCLCRNGEVDRAVKMLYGMTEEECLPDCLSYNTVIHGLGKEDRVNEALWLFHQMRKVLFPDFVTLCSILPMLLRNGLLENAIYVTEAYVLQADAITDRSSWASLTEGIINETGIDQSIKFAEKVTRNGMFQNDTLLCPLIKSLCGCRRAWDACTVFEKFKGYHISLTIETYNPLIIGLLEVNLVEVAERIFAEMKTAGCCPDVFTYNAFLVAYGNSSRIADLLKMKEEMRFRGCQPNNITYNTIISGLVKSNLLDQAIDLYYDLMSEGFYATPCTYGPLLDGLLKSGRVPEAEHLFREMLEYGCKPSSAIYNILINGYGKSGDVEKALQTFEKMIREGIKPDVKSYTILIDTLCMAGRAEDAWCYFKEVRLTGLELDLIIFNLMINGLGKCQRVQEAMTLFNEMQDRGIFPDLYTYNSLILTFGKAGMVTEAAKMYEELQLKGFRPNVFTYNALIRGYSVSGNTDHAYSMYKKMLIGGCSPNSGTFIQLPNP; from the coding sequence ATGGATATCTCAGTGGCTTCAGTCGTCGTCGACCTCCCTAGTTTTTGCACCTCCAAACCGCTCGCCTTCGCTAGAGCTTGCCCTCCCCAAAGGCGGAAATTTGGGAATCCCAAACCACTCTCAGACCCCAAGAAGAAGCGGGTTTATGTCCGTTTGGGCAGTCCTCAGAGTTTCGGGGAGATGGGACGCACTGAATTGGATGTTAGCGTCGGTTCCGGTGGTGTGCTTGATGCCCTCAAGTCGATCTCCGACCCGGTTCAGGCCCTTTCGTTCTTCACGGAGGTCGCCCAGCGGCCGGTGGCCGTCCACACGACTGAATCCTTTGACTACATGCTTGACTTCTTGAGGGTTCGTGTCAGAGTGGACGACATGCGCCTTGTGTTTGATTTAATGCAGAGGCAGATTGTGAAGCGGAGCCCCAGCACTTTTTTGATCATTTTCAAGGCCCTTGGCGTCCGTGGGGGGCTGCAGAATGCCCCGCTCGCACTTTCAAGGATGCAGGAGGATGGATTCGTGATGAATTCTTTCTCTTACAATGGACTGATACATTTCCTTCTTCGTGCTAAATTCAGTAAAGCCGCACTGGAGGTTTACAAGCAGATGATATCAGAAGGAAAAATGCCAAGTATTAGAACTTATTCTGCTCTCATGGTAGATTTGGGCAGGAGGAGGGAGACAGTGGCTGTGATGGAACTTTTGGATGAGATGGAAGTGCAAGGGTTGAGTCCAAATGTATACACCTTCACCATATGCATTCGGGTTCTTGGCCAAGCAGGAAGAATCAATGAAGCTTATGGTCTCCTTAGGAGAATGGAGGAACAAGGGTGTCAACCTGACGTAGTAACTTACACTGTACTAATAGAGGTGCTTTGCAGAGCAGGGAGGCTCACTGAAGCAGAGAACATATTCTGGAAGATGAAGGCTAGTGAGCAGAAGCCAGATAAGGTGACTTATATCACATTGTTGGACAAATTTGGTGACGGCGGGGATTTTAATTCAGTGCAACGATTTTGGGAAGAAATGGAAAAGGATGGTTATCGTGCTGATGTAGTTGCTTATACTATTCTGATAAATGCTTTGCACAAACAAGGTAAGACTGAAGAAGCTACTAAAACATTGGAAATCATGGAAGAGGAAGGGATTTTGCCAAACTTGCATACTTATAATACGTTAATTGGTGGCCTTCTTAGAGTGAACAGGCTGGATGATGCTCAAGAGCTCTTTAACCATTTGAATATTCATGGTCCAAAGCCAACAGCTTATACCTATATCCTTTTCATTGACCACTATGCAAAATCTGGAGATTTTGAGAAATCATTTCAGACATATGAGGTTATGAAGAGAAAGGGAATTGTTCCGGATATTGTTGCTTGCAATGCATGCTTGTATGGTCTTGCAGAGTCTGGGAGACTTGGACAGGCTATTGAAGTTTTTCAGGAATTGAAGGATGTTGGTATTTCTCCTGATACTATTACATATAGCATAATGATTAAATGTTGCAACAGGGTTGGAAAAGTTGATGAAGCTCTGAGGTTGTTCAATGAAATGAGACAAAGTGGGTGCAACCCGGATGAGATTACTGTCAATTCGTTGATTGATGCCCTCTACAAGGCTGGTAGAGGATATGAAGCTTGGACAGTCTATTTTGGTATGAAGACGATGAATCTTGAGCCCACTGTAGTAACATACAACACGTTACTGTCAGgattaggaaaagagggaaaaGTTGAGAAAGCCATGGAGTTGTTTCGGCATATGAGAAATCATGTTTCTCCTCCGGATACAATAACATACAATACTTTGTTAGACTGTCTCTGTAGAAATGGTGAGGTTGACCGTGCAGTGAAAATGTTGTACGGGATGACAGAAGAGGAATGTCTACCTGATTGTCTATCTTATAATACTGTAATTCATGGCTTAGGTAAGGAAGATAGAGTTAATGAAGCATTATGGCTTTTTCATCAAATGAGAAAAGTTCTTTTTCCTGATTTTGTAACTCTATGCAGCATCTTGCCTATGCTTCTTAGAAATGGGTTGCTGGAAAATGCTATCTATGTTACTGAGGCTTATGTTCTTCAGGCTGATGCTATAACAGATAGGTCTTCATGGGCATCTCTTACAGAAGGCATAATAAATGAAACTGGAATTGATCAATCAATTAAGTTTGCTGAAAAGGTCACTAGAAATGGTATGTTCCAAAATGACACATTGTTGTGCCCTCTTATTAAGTCTCTTTGTGGGTGTAGGAGAGCATGGGATGCATGTACTGTTTTTGAGAAGTTCAAAGGCTACCATATTTCACTAACCATTGAAACATATAACCCTCTTATTATTGGGCTCCTTGAAGTCAATTTAGTTGAAGTAGCTGAAAGGATCTTTGCAGAGATGAAAACAGCTGGATGCTGTCCAGATGTTTTCACCTACAATGCTTTCCTTGTTGCTTATGGTAACTCATCAAGAATAGCAGATTTGTTAAAGATGAAAGAAGAGATGCGTTTTAGAGGCTGCCAACCAAACAACATAACCTACAATACAATCATATCAGGCCTTGTCAAGTCCAACTTGCTGGATCAGGCAATTGACTTGTATTATGATCTTATGTCCGAGGGCTTTTATGCTACACCATGCACATATGGTCCTCTTCTTGATGGACTCTTGAAATCAGGGAGAGTACCTGAGGCAGAACATTTGTTCAGAGAGATGCTTGAGTATGGATGTAAACCTAGCTCTGCCATATATAATATTCTTATAAATGGATATGGAAAATCTGGCGATGTCGAAAAGGCTCTTCAGACATTTGAAAAGATGATTAGAGAAGGTATCAAGCCAGATGTGAAGTCTTACACAATTCTTATAGACACACTTTGCATGGCTGGTAGAGCTGAAGATGCTTGGTGCTACTTTAAGGAAGTAAGGTTAACTGGTCTGGAACTCGATTTGATCATCTTCAATTTGATGATTAATGGTCTTGGGAAATGTCAGAGAGTACAAGAAGCCATGACTCTCTTTAACGAAATGCAAGATAGAGGAATATTTCCTGACTTGTATACTTATAATTCTTTAATACTGACCTTTGGGAAAGCTGGGATGGTTACTGAAGCTGCAAAGATGTACGAAGAACTCCAATTGAAAGGTTTCCGACCTAATGTCTTCACATATAATGCACTTATTCGAGGTTACAGTGTGTCAGGTAATACTGACCATGCATATTCGATGTATAAGAAAATGCTAATTGGAGGGTGCAGTCCTAATTCAGGAACGTTTATCCAGCTTCCTAATCCATGA